A genomic region of Carassius carassius chromosome 13, fCarCar2.1, whole genome shotgun sequence contains the following coding sequences:
- the LOC132156386 gene encoding uncharacterized protein LOC132156386, which produces MPSPKQEHKTYNKKQYCLYCFKPYSKMARHLEFVHRNEVGVVKAVAFPKHSKERRVQLNLLRKRGNFAHNTDVVRQGHGEMIACYRPKNRQRANEFIHCIYCQGLYNKRSLWKHIKNCPLKPKNEDAQGRKRVRSLCALNTPVGLEVSKGFKKVLSFMNYDEVSRVVHTDRCIMQLGEHMFNRMGSDVTKHDYIRQKMREVGRLLLEARKITPLRTMVDFIIPTNFKHVIAAVKVVSGYDEEKNSYRIPSLALKLGHSLNKISSIVESNAMMYGDHERAECARDFRKIHQARWNEYISAGAITTLKEAKWNTPQIIPFTQDVKVLHTHLEKKHNELLSKLRSCPSADSYAALAKVTLSQVILFNRRREGEVSRMLLSAFKSRDTSELHEDIAICLSEFERKLCLHFSRVEIRGKRGRKVPVLLKPSMVSAMELLVETRELCCVPAENPFMFARCGAMSAYRGGECINKAACECGIKNPEALSSTRLRKHIATMSKILNLNENEADQLADFLGHDIRIHRQYYRLPEGTLQLAKMSKVLMAMEKGTLSDYKGKKLDDIEIDPNEQLEAQGDSMSSDEEDSSDLSQSTAPVKTDQPVQSDQAVSQEDQGSSNAPKKKWEDSEVKAVERHMMSFIKTCKVPGKQDCERCIHAEPEALKQRTWTGVKNYVRNKITTLKRKGGL; this is translated from the exons ATGCCATCACCAAAGCAGGAACACAAGACGTACAACAAAAAGCAGTATTGCCTTTATTGCTTTAAGCCATATTCAAAAATGGCCAGACACCTTGAATTTGTCCATCGCAATGAAGtgggggttgtaaaggcagtagCATTTCCAAAACATTCCAAAGAAAGACGAGTCCAGTTAAACCTCCTTAGAAAAAGGGGCAACTTTGCCCACAACACCGATGTGGTGAGACAAGGACATGGGGAGATGATTGCCTGCTACCGTCCAAAAAATAGACAAAGAGCCAATGAATTTATTCACTGCATTTACTGCCAAGGGCTTTATAACAAGCGTAGCCTTTGGAAACATATCAAAAACTGTCCCCTGAAACCAAAAAATGAGGATGCCCAGGGCAGGAAAAGAGTTCGATCCCTGTGTGCTCTAAACACACCAGTCGGCTTAGAAGTGAGCAAAGGATTTAAGAAAGTACTCTCCTTTATGAACTATGATGAAGTTTCGCGTGTAGTTCATACTGACAGATGCATCATGCAGCTGGGGGAGCACATGTTCAACAGGATGGGGTCTGATGTGACCAAACATGACTACATCAGACAGAAGATGAGAGAAGTAGGCAGACTTCTTCTTGAAGCAAGGAAGATTACCCCACTGAGAACAATGGTAGACTTCATCATACCAACTAACTTCAAACATGTCATAGCAGCTGTTAAAGTTGTATCTGGCTATGATGAAGAGAAAAACTCCTACCGCATTCCTTCTTTAGCTCTCAAACTTGGGCATTCTTTAAACAAGATATCTAGCATTGTTGAGAGCAATGCCATGATGTATGGAGATCATGAGCGTGCTGAGTGTGCCCGAGACTTCAGGAAAATACACCAGGCAAGGTGGAATGAGTACATTTCTGCTGGTGCTATAACTACATTGAAAGAAGCCAAGTGGAACACACCACAGATCATTCCTTTCACTCAGGATGTCAAAGTCCTGCACACACATCTTGAAAAGAAACACAATGAGCTCCTAAGTAAGCTCAGATCTTGCCCTTCTGCTGACAGCTACGCTGCTCTAGCCAAGGTCACGCTGTCCCAGGTCATCCTGTTCAACCGAAGGAGAGAAGGTGAGGTATCCCGGATGCTTTTGTCAGCTTTTAAAAGCAGGGATACTTCTGAGCTACACGAAGACATTgccatctgtctgtctgagttTGAGAGGAAGCTGTGTCTGCACTTCTCAAGAGTTGAGATCCGTGGTAAACGAGGGAGAAAGGTTCCTGTGCTCCTCAAGCCTTCCATGGTTTCTGCCATGGAGCTGCTTGTTGAAACGCGTGAGCTTTGTTGTGTTCCAGCAGAGAATCCCTTTATGTTTGCTAGGTGTGGAGCAATGTCTGCCTACAGAGGAGGAGAGTGCATCAACAAAGCTGCTTGCGAATGTGGCATAAAGAACCCTGAAGCACTGTCATCAACTAGGCTCAGGAAACACATAGCAACCATGTCTAAAATTCTAAACCTTAATGAGAATGAAGCAGACCAACTGGCTGATTTCCTTGGTCATGATATCAGAATCCACAGACAGTATTATCGGTTACCAGAGGGAACACTGCAGCTGGCAAAAATGAGTAAAGTCCTAATGGCCATGGAGAAAGGAACACTGTCTGACTACAAAGGAAAGAAACTTGATGACATTGAAATCGACCCAAATG aGCAACTTGAGGCCCAAGGTGATTCCATGTCAAGTGATGAGGAGGATTCCAGTGACCTATCTCAGTCAACAGCACCAGTAAAGACTGATCAACCCGTTCAATCTGATCAAGCTGTTTCACAGGAGGATCAAG gTTCTTCAAATGCTCCAAAAAAGAAATGGGAGGACAGTGAGGTAAAAGCAGTAGAGAGACACATGATGAGTTTCATCAAGACATGCAAAGTTCCTGGTAAGCAAGACTGTGAAAGATGCATTCACGCAGAGCCAGAAGCTTTGAAGCAGCGAACATGGACTGGTGTGAAAAATTATGTGCGGAACAAGATCACGACTCTTAAAAGAAAGGGTGGTTTGTAG